The proteins below are encoded in one region of Coffea arabica cultivar ET-39 chromosome 4c, Coffea Arabica ET-39 HiFi, whole genome shotgun sequence:
- the LOC140005185 gene encoding uncharacterized GPI-anchored protein At4g28100-like: MFRSCFLLFFTFLFLSIYPPQFPALPQLPNPDPAPVQTQPLALPTPSPPATIPAFPEESNVDGCPLDLPDDLFSGVKSACGSGANHHHAMADPNSYSGQLHRTRCCPVLAAWLYAAYSATALQRATGIDKTTTPQTASAREVDMPLLPDDSETCVDSLEKALGNKGVNLAKPNETCDFVYCYCGIRLHPLSCPEAFYVNSLGKLVGGESVKKLEEDCSSSSSLNGYAGIAGCSKCLNTLYLLNEDKVGNASALEDRTSKMHSKDCELMGLTWLLHKNRAAYLHTVSAVLRALMLSTEGTYPQSCTLNSDGMPLAVDSSEINDQSSSTLLHKSLCLFFLLLSLLSIMVVM; encoded by the exons ATGTTCCGAAGCTGCTTTCTCCTCTTCTTCACATTCCTCTTCTTATCCATCTATCCACCCCAATTCCCCGCTCTGCCCCAATTACCCAACCCCGACCCGGCTCCAGTCCAAACCCAACCTTTGGCTCTCCCCACCCCATCTCCTCCCGCCACAATTCCAGCCTTCCCAGAAGAGTCCAACGTCGACGGGTGCCCGTTGGACCTCCCAGACGACCTCTTCTCCGGGGTAAAATCGGCATGCGGATCCGGGGCAAACCACCACCACGCCATGGCCGACCCGAATTCCTACTCGGGTCAGCTCCACCGGACGAGGTGCTGCCCGGTTCTTGCGGCCTGGCTCTACGCAGCTTACTCCGCGACAGCACTTCAGAGGGCCACCGGCATTGACAAGACCACCACCCCTCAGACGGCGTCGGCCCGTGAGGTTGATATGCCACTGCTCCCGGACGACTCAGAAACCTGCGTGGACAGCCTTGAAAAGGCATTGGGGAACAAAGGGGTAAATTTGGCAAAGCCTAATGAGACCTGCGATTTTGTCTACTGTTATTGTGGAATCAGGCTGCATCCCTTGAGCTGCCCCGAGGCTTTTTATGTAAATTCGCTTGGGAAGCTAGTTGGCGGTGAAAGTGTGAAGAAGCTGGAAGAAGATTGTTCAAGCAGCAGTAGTCTTAACGGCTATGCTGGGATTGCTGGCTGCTCAAAGTGCTTAAACACTCTTTATCTG CTGAACGAAGACAAAGTCGGAAACGCAAGCGCGTTGGAAGACAGGACAAGCAAGATGCACAGCAAGGATTGCGAGCTTATGGGTCTCACATGGCTTCTCCACAAGAACAGAGCTGCTTACCTCCATACAGTTTCTGCTGTTTTGAGAGCCCTCATGTTGAGCACCGAGGGGACTTATCCACAATCCTGCACTCTCAACAGCGACGGCATGCCTCTTGCTGTTGATTCTTCGGAAATCAATGATCAATCTTCGTCGACACTTCTGCATAAATCCTTGTGCCTGTTCTTCCTGCTACTCTCTTTGTTATCCATCATGGTTGTTATGTGA
- the LOC140005037 gene encoding uncharacterized protein translates to MARVSRDSGCRKEGRDGDKEKRRETRKLGSPRGRMVKLNTDAALNQQTKKAGWGIVARDWKGKPVATWAYPSFTCSAPILEEALAIRSAMVKAALEGWERIIIESDCKAVIDKIQKDSDDVVISTILQDIKLLKHNFEECCFSFVRREFNSVSHKLAKLALSVESVVDWKTFFPVWLLDSAQADVEEQLLQDV, encoded by the coding sequence ATGGCTAGAGTATCAAGAGATTCAGGGTGTAGGAAGGAAGGAAGAGATGGAgataaggaaaaaagaagggaaacaAGAAAGTTGGGTAGCCCCCGAGGAAGGATGGTCAAATTGAATACTGATGCTGCCTTGAATCAGCAGACAAAGAAAGCTGGTTGGGGTATTGTGGCTAGAGATTGGAAGGGGAAGCCGGTGGCTACTTGGGCCTATCCTTCCTTTACATGTTCAGCACCAATACTCGAGGAGGCATTGGCAATCAGATCTGCAATGGTTAAAGCTGCATTGGAAGGCTGGGAAAGAATTATCATAGAGTCAGATTGTAAGGCGGTCATAGATAAAATACAGAAGGATTCGGATGATGTGGTTATATCCACAATTTTGCAGGATATTAAGCTGCTAAAACATAACTTTGAGGAATGTTGTTTTTCCTTTGTTCGAAGGGAGTTCAACTCTGTTAGCCATAAGTTAGCTAAATTGGCTCTAAGTGTAGAGTCTGTTGTTGATTGGAAAACTTTTTTTCCAGTTTGGTTGCTTGACAGTGCGCAAGCAGACGTTGAGGAGCAGTTGCTCCAGGATGTGTAA
- the LOC113742073 gene encoding multicopper oxidase LPR1 homolog 1-like, whose translation MGSSKVLIPPKVISVLSLFMVLSIIGAAEARPPPVTEATLHQIAASLQMYVDELPQIPKLLGYTPSYGAPKPGKLTIGMYKTSWKFHRDFPPTTVFAYGTSAATATVPGPQIEAIQGVPTYVTWLNYLPDHHILPWDPTIATAIPKNGGVPTVVHLHGGIHPPQSDGNALAWFTANFRENGPKWTQSTYMYPNVQHAGNLWYHDHALGLTRVNLLAGLIAPFVIKDPALEAKLNLPSGPEFDRHLMIFDRSFYMDGSLYMNYTGDNPTIHPQWQPEYFGDAMIVNGKAWPCLKVQPRKYRFRIINASNARYLSLSLTNGLAFIIVGSDTSYLPSPVTSSNILIAPAEIFDVVVDFSLAKASEIMLTNDAPYPYPNGTSPDQLTSKVMKFIIKPEAPAPYDKSSVPQGLKTYATSSITEATTKRYIVMYEYQSSTGNPTHLLINGKRLVDPATETPKSGSTEVWEVINLTGDNHPLHLHLAEFQAIKVQQLVDLAGFTTCMKVKNDAIACNVTSHATGSLLDIPAYEKTWKNVVKIEPGYQTTVVVKFNLVENDTPYPFDATVEPNYLYHCHILDHEDNEMIRPLKLVK comes from the exons ATGGGCTCCTCGAAGGTTTTAATTCCTCCAAAAGTGATCAGTGTATTAAGCTTGTTTATGGTCTTGAGTATCATCGGTGCCGCAGAAGCACGACCTCCACCAGTAACGGAAGCAACGCTTCATCAGATAGCTGCTTCTTTGCAAATGTACGTGGATGAACTTCCACAAATTCCTAAGCTACTGGGCTACACCCCTAGCTACGGTGCACCAAAACCAGGAAAACTGACTATTGGAATGTACAAAACCAGTTGG aaatttcatcgtgatttTCCTCCAACAACTGTCTTTGCTTATGGAACATCGGCAGCAACAGCAACGGTTCCAGGTCCACAGATAGAGGCCATCCAAGGAGTACCAACTTATGTTACCTGGCTAAATTACCTACCTGATCATCACATACTTCCATGGGATCCTACGATCGCGACTGCCATACCCAAAAATGGAGGTGTCCCGACCGTGGTCCATCTTCACGGAGGAATCCACCCACCGCAAAGCGACGGCAACGCTCTAGCATGGTTCACGGCCAATTTTCGCGAGAACGGACCCAAATGGACCCAATCAACATACATGTACCCTAACGTACAACATGCTGGAAATTTATGGTACCATGATCATGCCCTTGGTTTAACTCGTGTTAACCTCCTTGCCGGCCTAATTGCACCGTTTGTTATCAAGGATCCGGCCTTAGAAGCTAAATTAAACCTCCCTTCCGGCCCTGAATTCGACCGACATCTCATGATCTTCGATCGTAGCTTCTACATGGATGGATCATTGTACATGAATTACACTGGTGACAATCCCACAATCCATCCCCAGTGGCAACCAGAATACTTTGGTGATGCAATGATTGTTAATGGTAAGGCATGGCCGTGCCTCAAGGTACAACCGAGAAAGTATAGATTTCGGATAATCAACGCCTCCAATGCCAGATATCTCAGTCTCTCCTTGACAAATGGCCTCGCATTTATCATTGTCGGCTCCGATACGTCATATCTTCCATCTCCCGTGACCTCATCGAACATTCTCATAGCACCAGCTGAGATTTTTGATGTTGTGGTTGACTTTTCATTGGCAAAGGCTAGCGAAATCATGTTGACTAATGATGCTCCTTACCCCTATCCCAACGGTACTTCTCCGGATCAACTTACTAGCAAGGTTATGAAGTTTATTATCAAGCCAGAGGCTCCAGCTCCTTATGATAAATCAAGTGTTCCACAAGGTCTAAAAACTTATGCTACCAGTTCAATCACTGAAGCAACAACTAAGAGGTACATAGTCATGTATGAGTACCAGAGCTCCACAGGGAACCCTACACACCTATTAATAAATGGCAAGAGATTAGTAGACCCTGCGACAGAAACACCAAAATCTGGAAGTACTGAGGTGTGGGAGGTGATAAACTTGACTGGGGATAATCATCCTCTGCATCTTCATTTGGCTGAGTTTCAAGCAATTAAGGTACAGCAATTGGTGGATTTGGCTGGATTTACAACATGCATGAAGGTGAAAAATGATGCTATTGCCTGCAATGTGACATCCCATGCCACAGGAAGTTTGCTGGATATTCCAGCGTATGAGAAAACATGGAAAAATGTGGTCAAGATTGAACCTGGCTACCAAACTACGGTGGTGGTTAAGTTTAATCTGGTGGAAAATGACACACCTTATCCTTTTGATGCCACTGTAGAACCCAATTATCTGTACCATTGCCAT ATTCTTGATCATGAAGATAATGAGATGATTCGCCCACTGAAACTAGTGAAATAA
- the LOC140005038 gene encoding protein MOTHER of FT and TFL1-like: protein MATDLNSNKHDNSIETSIRLHIFSDVKPSLAASAPLVTIGGEPGKFYTLVMIDPDDPSPSEPTPREWAHWIVTDIPGGSIASQGKEILSYMPPHPQVGIHRYVVTLYRLEAPLGFLAPPNARACFSTSVFARATISGRRPVSIVYFNAHREPCGRKRSRNQ from the exons ATGGCAACTGATCTGAATAGTAACAAACATGACAATAGCATTGAAACTTCCATAAGG CTCCACATATTTTCTGATGTCAAGCCATCTCTTGCTGCTTCTGCTCCTCTAGTCACCATCGGTGGAGAACCTGGTAAATTCTACACTTTG GTGATGATAGATCCCGATGACCCTAGTCCAAGCGAGCCAACCCCGAGAGAGTGGGCGCACTG GATTGTAACTGACATCCCAGGCGGCAGTATTGCTTCTCAAG GCAAAGAAATTCTGAGTTACATGCCTCCTCATCCACAAGTGGGCATCCATCGCTATGTAGTGACCCTGTATCGGCTGGAGGCACCACTAGGTTTTCTGGCACCGCCAAACGCCCGTGCGTGCTTCTCAACCAGTGTGTTTGCCAGAGCAACAATCTCGGGCCGCCGGCCGGTTTCAATAGTGTACTTCAATGCCCACCGTGAGCCCTGCGGCAGGAAGCGTTCACGGAATCAGTGA
- the LOC113741454 gene encoding actin-interacting protein 1-2: MAAQLTETYACVPSTERGRGILISGDPKSNSILYTNGRSVVIRYLDRPLEVAVYVEHAYPATVARYSPNGEWIASADVSGVVRIWGTHNDFVLRNEFRVLSGRIDDLQWSPDGLRIVASGEGKGKSFVRAFMWDSGTNVGEFDGHSRRVLSCDFKPTRPFRIATCGEDFLVNFYEGPPFKFKLSHRDHSNFVNCIRFSPDGTKLISVSSDKKGILYDAKTGDILGELSSEDGHKGSIYAVSWSPDSKQLLTVSADKTAKVWEISDGGNGKVKTTLTSPGSGGVEDMLVGCLWQNDHIVTVSLGGTISLFSASDLDKTPVSFSGHMKNVNSLAVVKNNKIILSSSYDGLIVKWVQGIGYCGKLERKVNAQIKCFAAVEEQIVTSSFDNKIWRVPLLEDQCGDGDCIDVGSQPKDLSIAHLSPEVALVSIDTGIVLLHGTQVVSTVNLGFPVTACAISPDGTEAIVGGQDGKLHLYSVNGDSLAEEAVLEKHRGAVTVIRYSPDVSMFASADVNREAVVWDRASREVKLKNMLYHTARINCLAWSPDSSMVATGSLDTCVIVYDINKPASSRITIKGAHLGGVYGLAFTDERSVVSSGEDACVRMWRITPQ; this comes from the exons ATGGCAGCTCAGCTCACCGAAACGTATGCATGCGTACCCTCAACAGAAAGGGGTCGGGGCATCCTAATTTCGGGTGACCCGAAATCCAATTCCATCCTCTACACAAACGGGCGATCCGTTGTTATCCGGTACCTTGACCGCCCGCTTGAAGTCGCCGTTTATGTCGAGCACGCTTATCCTGCCACCGTCGCCCGGTACTCCCCCAATGGCGAATGGATCGCCTCTGCTGATGTTTCGGGTGTGGTTCGGATCTGGGGGACCCATAACGACTTCGTTCTTAGAAATGAGTTCCGGGTTCTTTCGGGTCGGATTGATGATCTTCAATGGTCACCTGATGGGTTAAGGATCGTTGCCTCTGGCGAAGGCAAAGGAAAATCTTTTGTTCGAGCTTTTAT GTGGGATTCTGGAACTAATGTTGGAGAATTTGATGGTCATTCAAGGAGGGTTTTGAGTTGTGATTTTAAGCCAACAAGACCATTCCGCATTGCAACCTGTGGAGAGGACTTCTTGGTGAACTTTTATGAAGGACCACCATTTAAATTCAAGCTATCGCACAG GGATCATTCAAATTTTGTCAACTGTATAAGGTTTTCTCCAGATGGCACCAAATTAATTAGTGTCAGCTCTGACAAGAAGGGCATACTCTACGATGCCAAAACTGGGGACATTTTAGGAGAGCTGTCATCTGAGGATGGTCATAAAGGTAGTATATATGCTGTAAGCTGGAGTCCTGATAGTAAGCAG CTACTAACTGTGTCTGCTGACAAGACTGCCAAAGTATGGGAGATTTCTGATGGTGGTAATGGCAAGGTGAAGACGACGTTGACTTCTCCTGGATCTGGTGGAGTTGAGGACATGCTAGTTGGATGTCTATGGCAGAATGATCATATTGTCACTGTTTCTCTTGGGGGGACCATTTCTCTGTTCTCAGCTAGTGATCTTGATAAAACTCCAGTCTCATTTTCTGGACACATGAAGAATGTCAATTCATTAGCTGTGGTTAAGAACAACAAAATCATATTGTCTAGCAGCTATGATGGTTTAATAGTTAAATGGGTTCAAGGCATTGGATATTGTGGTAAATTAGAGAGGAAAGTGAATGCTCAGATAAAATGTTTTGCAGCAGTTGAAGAACAAATTGTTACATCATCATTTGACAACAAg ATTTGGAGAGTTCCTTTACTCGAAGATCAGTGCGGAGATGGAGATTGTATTGATGTTGGCAGTCAACCGAAGGACTTGAGCATTGCCCATCTTTCTCCTGAAGTGGCCTTGGTCTCAATTGATACAGGAATAGTCCTCCTTCATGGTACGCAGGTGGTGTCAACTGTTAATCTTGGGTTTCCTGTAACAGCCTGTGCAATATCACCTGATGGTACTGAAGCCATTGTGGGTGGTCAAGATGGTAAGCTGCACTTGTATTCTGTAAATGGGGATAGTCTTGCAGAAGAGGCTGTTCTTGAAAAGCATCGGGGGGCTGTTACTGTCATTCGTTACTCTCCAGATGTTTCCATGTTTGCTTCAGCTGATGTTAATCGAGAAGCTGTTGTGTGGGATCGGGCTTCCCGTGAG GTAAAGCTTAAGAATATGTTGTATCACACTGCCCGTATAAACTGCTTGGCATGGTCCCCTGATAGCAGCATGGTTGCTACTGGATCACTTGATACCTGTGTTATTGTATATGATATAAACAAGCCAGCATCGAGCAGAATAACCATAAAGGGAGCTCATTTGGGTGGTGTGTATGGACTAGCATTCACAGATGAACGGAGTGTGGTTAGTTCTGGAGAGGATGCATGTGTTCGCATGTGGAGGATAACTCCACAGTAA